One Agrobacterium vaccinii DNA window includes the following coding sequences:
- the tolB gene encoding Tol-Pal system beta propeller repeat protein TolB, translated as MIKLSLLRAVMVASGMLLSFAAVTPASAEVQININKGNVQPLPIAVTDFISADGIGAQVSQVIAADLQRSGLFAPINKNAFIEKISNPDQQPRFEDWKVINAQALVTGRVTKEADGRLRAEFRLWDTFANQQMTGQQFFTQPENWRRVAHIIADAIYERVTGEKGYFDTRVVFVSESGPKTDRKRALSIMDQDGFNVRNLTNTKDLVLTPRFSPSRQEVTYMSFEGQQPRVYLLQLETGQREVVGNFPGMTFSPRFSPDGQKVIMSLQQEGNANIYTMDLRSRTTTRLTNTGAIDTAPSYAPDGQRIAFESDRGGRQQIYVMNADGSGQTRVSFGDGSYSTPVWSPRGDLIAFTKQSGGKFSIGVMKPDGSGERILTSGFHNEGPTWAPNGRVLMFFRQAAGAGGPQLYSIDLSGYNEQLVKTPTFASDPAWSPLLD; from the coding sequence ATGATCAAGTTGTCTCTCCTGCGCGCGGTGATGGTTGCCTCTGGCATGCTGTTGTCGTTCGCTGCGGTAACACCGGCCAGTGCTGAGGTTCAGATCAACATCAACAAGGGCAATGTGCAGCCGCTGCCCATCGCCGTCACGGATTTCATTTCTGCCGATGGCATTGGTGCGCAGGTCTCGCAGGTCATTGCCGCCGACCTCCAGCGTTCGGGCCTGTTTGCCCCTATCAACAAGAACGCCTTCATCGAAAAGATCAGCAATCCTGACCAGCAGCCGCGTTTCGAAGACTGGAAAGTCATCAACGCGCAGGCGCTGGTCACGGGCCGCGTAACCAAGGAAGCCGATGGCCGTCTGCGTGCGGAGTTCCGCCTGTGGGACACCTTCGCCAACCAGCAGATGACCGGCCAGCAGTTCTTCACTCAGCCGGAAAACTGGCGTCGTGTGGCGCATATCATCGCCGATGCCATCTATGAGCGGGTAACAGGCGAAAAGGGCTACTTCGATACCCGCGTTGTTTTCGTCTCCGAAAGCGGCCCGAAGACCGACCGCAAGCGCGCTTTGTCGATCATGGATCAGGACGGATTCAACGTTCGCAACCTGACCAACACCAAGGACCTCGTTCTGACGCCGCGCTTTTCGCCCAGCCGTCAGGAAGTGACCTACATGTCCTTCGAAGGCCAGCAGCCACGCGTTTACCTGTTGCAGCTGGAAACCGGGCAGCGTGAAGTGGTCGGCAATTTCCCCGGCATGACCTTCTCGCCGCGCTTTTCGCCGGATGGTCAAAAGGTCATCATGAGCCTTCAGCAGGAAGGCAACGCCAACATCTACACCATGGATCTGCGTTCGCGCACGACGACCCGCCTGACCAACACCGGGGCTATCGACACCGCGCCATCCTACGCGCCCGATGGCCAGCGTATTGCCTTTGAAAGCGACCGTGGCGGACGCCAGCAGATTTACGTGATGAATGCCGATGGCTCTGGCCAGACGCGCGTTTCCTTTGGCGATGGCTCTTATTCCACACCAGTCTGGTCTCCGCGTGGCGATCTCATTGCCTTCACCAAGCAGTCGGGCGGCAAATTCTCCATCGGTGTCATGAAGCCCGATGGCTCGGGTGAGCGCATTCTGACCTCCGGCTTTCACAATGAAGGACCGACATGGGCACCCAATGGCCGTGTCCTGATGTTCTTCCGTCAGGCAGCCGGTGCCGGTGGCCCGCAGCTCTATTCCATCGATCTGAGCGGTTACAACGAACAGCTGGTCAAGACGCCGACCTTTGCGTCCGACCCGGC
- a CDS encoding TonB C-terminal domain-containing protein, translating into MKGSVTTSAIVHASLLAVALVSLGSPAQLEVSQAESMPVDLVSVEEMTQIQQGAKDAAKAEKSAPVPTTRPDIVANAQNVGNNTTDIEAPPTPTTKPNNNESAAAPPKQEKPAPVVDTKPNEVKDIVKEETSAPKPQETASLPIPKPEIATPPTPTQPPAQQQAQEPPPQNQEPAEIPVPPNVPRPNSRPQPPEPKPEPPKQAEQKPAETKPAEKPAEKKPDQAKSNEKPSDKKPADRKQETAKAAASQASEFNADEISALLNKQAPSGGGAKRSTETASLGGKKTIGTGLSASEIDSVRGQIQGNWNMPGGLTGVAEVRVVIRVSLDPSGNIVGQPEITATGGPEGTRRAVESSTRRALLRSAPLQNLPREKYDGEKGWNTLVLNFDPSDFAI; encoded by the coding sequence ATGAAGGGCAGCGTCACCACATCCGCGATTGTGCACGCCTCGCTGCTGGCTGTGGCCCTGGTTTCCCTGGGCTCGCCGGCACAGCTCGAGGTATCTCAGGCTGAGTCGATGCCTGTCGATCTCGTGTCCGTGGAAGAGATGACGCAGATCCAGCAGGGTGCAAAGGATGCGGCTAAGGCCGAGAAATCTGCGCCTGTACCCACGACCCGTCCTGATATCGTGGCGAATGCACAAAACGTGGGTAACAACACCACCGACATCGAGGCGCCGCCGACACCGACGACCAAGCCCAACAATAATGAAAGTGCTGCCGCTCCGCCCAAGCAGGAGAAGCCCGCGCCTGTTGTCGATACCAAGCCCAACGAGGTGAAGGATATCGTCAAGGAAGAAACATCTGCGCCCAAGCCGCAGGAAACGGCGTCACTTCCCATTCCCAAGCCCGAAATAGCGACGCCACCGACGCCGACACAGCCGCCAGCCCAACAGCAGGCGCAGGAGCCTCCGCCGCAAAATCAGGAACCTGCCGAAATTCCCGTGCCGCCGAATGTGCCGCGTCCGAATTCGCGCCCGCAGCCGCCTGAGCCCAAGCCGGAGCCGCCCAAACAGGCCGAGCAGAAACCTGCGGAGACGAAACCTGCCGAAAAGCCCGCGGAGAAGAAGCCGGATCAGGCCAAGTCGAACGAAAAGCCATCCGACAAGAAGCCCGCAGACCGCAAGCAGGAAACCGCAAAAGCTGCCGCGTCCCAGGCCAGCGAGTTCAATGCCGATGAAATCTCGGCTCTGCTGAACAAGCAGGCACCGTCCGGTGGCGGCGCGAAGCGCTCCACCGAAACGGCCTCGCTTGGCGGCAAGAAGACGATTGGCACCGGCCTCAGCGCCAGTGAAATCGACAGTGTTCGCGGCCAGATTCAGGGCAACTGGAACATGCCGGGTGGTCTGACGGGTGTGGCTGAAGTGCGGGTGGTCATTCGCGTTTCGCTGGACCCATCGGGCAATATCGTGGGTCAGCCGGAGATTACGGCGACAGGTGGACCGGAAGGAACGCGCCGGGCTGTTGAAAGCAGCACGCGCCGCGCACTTTTGCGGTCTGCGCCTTTGCAGAACCTGCCGCGCGAAAAATATGACGGCGAAAAAGGATGGAATACCTTGGTGCTGAACTTCGATCCATCCGATTTTGCCATTTAA
- the tolR gene encoding protein TolR has protein sequence MGMSAGGGGGGSGGRRGRGRRRGGGAISEINVTPLVDVMLVLLIIFMVAAPMMTVGVPVDLPQTSANALNSDTQPITISVNADGVIHLQETPIQAAEVADKLQAISTTGYNERIFVRADSVAAYGIVADVMARIQAAGFKNIGLVTQQKQGN, from the coding sequence ATGGGAATGTCAGCAGGCGGTGGCGGCGGTGGTTCCGGTGGACGCCGGGGCCGGGGACGCCGCAGAGGCGGCGGCGCAATCAGCGAAATCAACGTGACGCCGCTCGTCGACGTCATGCTGGTGCTGCTGATCATCTTCATGGTGGCAGCACCGATGATGACGGTCGGCGTGCCTGTCGATCTGCCGCAGACATCCGCCAATGCGCTGAATTCCGATACGCAGCCGATCACGATTTCGGTCAATGCTGATGGCGTCATCCATTTGCAGGAAACACCGATCCAAGCTGCCGAAGTGGCAGACAAGCTGCAGGCAATTTCGACGACCGGCTACAATGAGCGTATTTTCGTGCGCGCTGACTCTGTCGCCGCCTACGGCATCGTCGCCGATGTCATGGCGCGTATTCAGGCTGCGGGCTTCAAGAATATCGGTCTCGTGACACAACAGAAACAGGGTAATTGA
- the tolQ gene encoding protein TolQ has translation MEQAGLAAATHDVSLWALFMQAGLIVKMVMIGLLAASVWTWAIVIDKYVAFGKAKRQFDQFEQVFWSGQSLEELYRSLSDRQNGGLAAIFVAAMREWKKSFERGARSPIGLQMRIDRAMDVTMARESETFEARLGSLATIGSAGPFIGLFGTVIGIMTSFQAIAGSKSTNLAVVAPGIAEALLATAIGLVAAIPAVIAYNKFTGDAGKLHARMEGFADEFSAILSRQIDEKLQTRQAAQ, from the coding sequence ATGGAACAGGCAGGTTTGGCAGCGGCAACGCACGACGTAAGTCTTTGGGCTCTGTTCATGCAGGCTGGCCTCATCGTCAAGATGGTGATGATCGGTCTTCTTGCCGCGTCGGTTTGGACATGGGCCATCGTCATCGATAAATATGTCGCCTTCGGCAAGGCAAAGCGCCAGTTCGACCAGTTCGAACAGGTGTTCTGGTCAGGCCAGTCTCTTGAAGAGCTATATCGCAGCCTGTCCGACCGTCAAAATGGTGGTCTTGCTGCGATTTTCGTGGCTGCTATGCGCGAGTGGAAAAAATCCTTCGAGCGTGGCGCACGGTCGCCTATCGGCCTTCAGATGCGTATCGACCGGGCAATGGATGTGACGATGGCGCGTGAGAGCGAGACCTTCGAAGCCCGCCTCGGTTCGTTGGCGACGATTGGTTCTGCCGGTCCGTTCATCGGCCTCTTCGGTACGGTTATCGGTATCATGACCTCTTTCCAGGCGATTGCCGGATCGAAGTCCACCAACCTTGCCGTCGTGGCGCCGGGTATCGCGGAAGCGCTGCTGGCAACGGCCATCGGTCTGGTCGCCGCTATTCCTGCCGTTATTGCTTACAACAAGTTCACGGGCGATGCGGGCAAGCTTCACGCACGGATGGAAGGGTTCGCGGACGAGTTTTCCGCAATCCTGTCGCGTCAGATCGATGAGAAGCTGCAGACACGTCAGGCCGCGCAGTAA
- the ybgC gene encoding tol-pal system-associated acyl-CoA thioesterase, with product MNDVTVSLSGELIEHGHRLTQRVYYEDTDFSGLVYHARYLHFLERGRTDYLRCLGCEQSALLTADEEGLVFVVHRMEIDFKSPARMDDVLTITSLTEKAGGAKMVLNQEIRRGDTLLIVAKVIIAVINAKGRPRRLPDTIAEKFMK from the coding sequence ATGAATGACGTAACCGTATCCCTCTCCGGCGAACTCATCGAACACGGCCACCGGTTGACTCAGCGAGTCTACTATGAAGACACCGATTTCTCCGGCCTCGTTTACCACGCCCGCTATCTGCATTTCCTTGAACGTGGTCGCACCGATTATCTGCGGTGCCTTGGCTGCGAGCAGAGTGCGCTGCTGACAGCGGATGAGGAGGGACTCGTTTTTGTCGTTCACCGCATGGAAATCGACTTCAAGTCACCGGCACGGATGGACGATGTGTTGACCATCACTTCGCTGACAGAGAAAGCCGGTGGTGCCAAGATGGTGCTCAATCAGGAGATACGGCGGGGCGATACGCTGTTGATTGTCGCGAAAGTGATTATTGCTGTGATCAACGCCAAGGGAAGACCACGCCGTCTGCCTGATACCATTGCCGAAAAATTCATGAAGTAA
- a CDS encoding NUDIX hydrolase yields MTAACSPRHMIRLDNKPQLFSFRVAGLIFHNGYLLVNRSVTDRYWALPGGRAEIGESSEETILREIEEELHVKARIERLLWSAENFFSYGEYDAHELAFYYLIHLEQAFPFHETDIVHRVVDGVEVEFRWLPATASALKEHDLRPAFIAERISALPRQSEHLIVREGKAPIHLHSGPSHE; encoded by the coding sequence ATGACCGCCGCATGCTCTCCCCGACATATGATCAGGCTCGACAACAAGCCGCAGCTTTTCAGCTTTCGCGTCGCTGGATTGATCTTTCATAATGGATATCTCTTGGTGAACAGGAGTGTCACCGACCGCTACTGGGCGCTGCCTGGTGGTCGCGCCGAGATCGGGGAAAGTTCGGAAGAAACGATCCTGAGGGAAATTGAGGAAGAACTGCATGTTAAGGCGCGGATCGAGCGTCTCTTGTGGTCGGCGGAGAACTTCTTTTCTTATGGCGAATACGATGCGCATGAACTGGCCTTCTATTACCTGATCCATCTCGAACAGGCTTTTCCGTTTCATGAAACCGATATTGTCCACCGAGTCGTGGATGGTGTTGAAGTCGAATTCCGATGGTTGCCTGCGACCGCCTCTGCGTTGAAAGAACACGATTTGAGACCGGCTTTTATTGCCGAGCGCATCAGTGCGCTGCCGCGGCAGAGTGAACATCTCATTGTGCGAGAGGGGAAAGCTCCAATTCATTTGCACTCAGGACCTTCGCATGAATGA
- a CDS encoding NUDIX hydrolase: MTEDTRIRMKFKPKRIFQMRVAGIAFRDGHVLVHRATHEKFWSFPGGRAEMGEQSQDTLAREMVEELGVEAKVGRLLWVVENFFHYEGKDWHELGFYYLMELPETFPFHEENIVHRMQDGKHPLEFRWARATTETLTQLDIPPYFIAGEIENLPASTRHIVWDDGNLDDK, from the coding sequence ATGACTGAAGACACTCGCATCCGCATGAAATTCAAACCCAAGCGTATCTTCCAGATGCGTGTGGCAGGCATAGCCTTCCGGGATGGCCATGTGCTGGTGCACCGGGCAACGCATGAAAAATTCTGGAGTTTCCCCGGCGGTCGTGCCGAAATGGGCGAGCAGTCGCAGGACACGTTGGCGCGGGAAATGGTGGAAGAACTTGGCGTCGAGGCTAAAGTCGGGCGGTTGCTTTGGGTGGTGGAGAACTTCTTCCATTACGAGGGCAAAGACTGGCACGAGCTCGGTTTTTACTACTTGATGGAATTGCCCGAGACGTTTCCTTTCCACGAAGAAAACATCGTCCACCGCATGCAGGATGGCAAGCATCCGCTGGAGTTCCGCTGGGCTAGAGCGACCACGGAAACCTTGACGCAGCTTGATATTCCACCGTATTTCATCGCCGGTGAGATCGAAAACCTTCCTGCGTCCACACGCCATATTGTGTGGGATGACGGTAATCTGGACGATAAATGA
- a CDS encoding DinB family protein — protein sequence MSYDPCRVFRKLARNNRLANLRLHTACGQLSQDEFVAPRTSFFPTIRATLNHIYLVDLFYLDALKGGTLGYAAFAQDEPFGDMPALQDAQAQLDEDLIAFVDMLKPDNLAASVRVHRAERIQQDRCDDILTHLFQHQTHHRGQVHAMLSGTFVKPPQLDEFIVGDDAGVRKVELDALGWSERDLLFPEDKTYD from the coding sequence ATGAGCTACGATCCGTGCCGCGTGTTCAGAAAACTGGCGCGCAATAATCGGCTGGCAAATCTGAGACTTCACACCGCTTGCGGTCAGCTTTCGCAGGATGAATTCGTCGCTCCCCGCACCAGTTTCTTTCCGACGATCCGCGCGACGTTGAATCACATCTATCTTGTCGATCTGTTTTATTTGGATGCATTGAAGGGCGGGACGTTGGGGTATGCCGCGTTTGCCCAGGACGAGCCTTTCGGCGACATGCCTGCTTTGCAGGATGCGCAGGCGCAGTTGGACGAGGACCTCATCGCTTTTGTGGATATGTTGAAGCCGGATAATCTGGCTGCGTCCGTGCGGGTGCATCGGGCAGAGCGAATACAGCAGGACCGCTGCGACGATATTCTCACGCATCTCTTTCAACATCAGACGCATCATCGCGGGCAGGTCCATGCGATGTTGTCCGGCACCTTCGTCAAACCACCACAACTGGACGAATTTATCGTCGGCGACGATGCGGGGGTTCGCAAAGTGGAGTTGGACGCGCTAGGCTGGTCTGAACGTGACCTCTTGTTCCCGGAAGACAAAACATATGACTGA